The bacterium DNA segment CCTGACCTTGACCATCGGAGCTTCGCGATCACATGCCCGCTCGCCCCGTCCGGCGTCGCCTCCTATCCGGTTCTTGTCCATCCACCCGCGGTTGATGCTCCACGCGTCCTTCCCACGGTCGGTCGCCCTTCCGCAGCTGCGCTTCGCTTCGATCGCGATGGTCTGCTTACGGGAGGACTTGCACCTCCAGGACGGCGCCCTGCTGGGCGCACCCAAACGAAAGAGGGCCGCGTCGCGGCCCTCTTCATGCAGGTCAGGATTTGCCTTCCAACAACTCCCGGACCCAGGTGCTGACGGTTTTCTTGCCCGCCTTGCGTTTCAACTGGGCCATGGTCTTCTCGGAAAGGCGCACGTGCAGCACGGAGCTCAACTGAGCTTCGTGCTTGCCGGCAGGAGCAGGTTTGTCGGAGCTGCCGGACTTCTCATCACCGGCCTTCGCCTTGGGCGTGCTCTTCCTGGCGCCCGGTTTGGTGGCGGGCTTGGCCGGAGCCTTCTTGGCGGCCGGCTTCTTCGCCGCCACCTTCTTGGCGGCCGGCTTCTTCGCCGCCACCTTCTTGACGGCCGGCTTCTTGGCCGCCACCTTCTTGGCCGGAGCCTTCTTGGCGACTGCCTTCTTGACGGCCGGCTTCTTGGCCGCCACCTTCTTGGCCGGGGCCTTCTTGGCAACCGCCTTCTTGGCCGGAGCCTTCTTGGCAACCGCCTTCTTGGCCGCAGGCTTGGCCGCCTTCTTGGCCGGAGCTTTCTTCACCGTTGCGTTCATGGAGACCTCCTTTAAGGTGTGATACGAGGGAAGCATCCCCTTGTTCGGGTCCATGCATCGCGGTGATACATGTTGGATCCGAAACTACTCTGATTGAATGAGCATGTCAAGAGTGTTATCGGTTGTATCACCACTTTTCTTCAATTCTCGCACCTTTTTTTGTGAAAGGGCGAATCAGATCGGCCGCCGAGTCGGCAGGAAGTGAGAGGAGATATAGTCCGCCTTCCGGCGTGGAGCGATGATCGAGCACACGAAAGGCGCTTCGCAATTGGGCGGCCACTTCCTGCCGATCCCACGGCACGAGGAGGACGAGGCGGCGCTGGCCCGCCCCGCGGGATTCCTCAACCCGCTTCAGCAGTGTGTCCAGGCGCAGTCCCTGCGTGGCGCTGACCAGCACGGAGGGACTCCACTCCTCGCTTCGTCGCAACAGGGCGGGGTCCTCCACGAGATCCGCCTTGTTGAAGACATGGAGCACCGGCGTCTCCCCCGCGCCCAGATCCTGGAGCACCTCCCGCACGGTGCGGATCTGGTTCTCCATGTGCGGGTGGCTGATGTCCACCACATGGAGGAGGAGATCCGCCTCCGCCGCCTCGCGCAAGGTGGAGCGGAAGGAGGCGACCAGGTGGTGGGGCAGTTTGCGGATGAACCCCACCGTGTCCGAGAGGAGCACGTCGTTGCCGTCCTCGAGGCGGAGGCGGCGCACGGTGGCGTCCAGCGTGGCGAAGAGGCGGTCCTCCACCAGCACGGCGGAGCCGGTCAGGCGGTTGAGCAGGGTGGATTTGCCCACGTTGGTGTAGCCCACCAGGGCCACCTTGTAAGCATCCTCCCGCCCCTTGCGCCGCGTGTCGCGCTGGCGGTCGATCTGCTTCAGCTCCTCCTGCAGCTGCCGGATGCGGGTGCGCACCAGGCGGCGGTCCGTCTCCAGCTGGGTCTCCCCCGGCCCCCGCAGGCCGATGCCGCCCTGCTGGCGCTCCAGGTGGGACCAGGCGCGCGTCAAGCGGGGCAGCAGGTAGGTGAGCTGGGCCAGCTCGACCTGGGTCCTCGCTTCGCGGGTGCGGGCCCGCCGCGCGAAAATGTCGAGGATCAATCCACTGCGGTCCACCACGGGACGTCCCGCCAGTTTCTCCAGGTTGCGGGCCTGGGCGGGACTGAGGTCGTCGTCGGCCAGGATGAGATCGGCGCCCAGCTCGTCGACCACGGCGGCCAGATGCTGGGCCTTGCCCTTGCCGATCCAGGTCGCCGTGTCCGGACGGGCGCGGGGCTGGATCACCTGGTCCACCACGTCCGCACCCGCCGTGTCGGCCAGCTGGATCAGCTCGTCAAGATGCTCGAGGGTCTCGCGCCGATCCTGCCCCCCGAGCACGAGCGCCACGGCGATGGCCCTTTCGCGCCGGACGATGCCCTCGCCGTCGCGGGCAATGCCCACATCAAAACTCTGTCTCATGATCGGCTCCTTCCCGTGGCCAGCCAGCCCTCCACGGCCAGCAGGGCGAGAGCGGCCGCCAGCAGGAGGGGGCCCAGCTCCGCCGCCTCGACGCCGCGTCCCGCCTCACGCGGCTGCAGGCGCGTCCAGCCGCCGGCTTCCGGCGCGCGCCAGGCGGCCTCCCCGCCCACCGGCCTTGTCGTCTCGCCCGCCGGCAGCCGCACCGCCACCCAGGCCACTGGTCGGCCATCCGCCAGCAAGCGGTAGTGTCCGGGCTCCGGGAGGGGTGGGCTATCCAGCCAGCCCCGCACCGGGTCCAGCACGGCTCGCCACTGGGCGCCCTCCTTCTCCAGGCGCCAGTCGCCGCCCACCACGCCCCGGGGCGGGACGATCCGGCCCGCCGCGCCACAGTCGAGGATGGCGGGCAGGCGCTCGTCACCGTCCAGCCAGCGCAGGCCCTGTTGCAGGAAGGGCGCCAGCAGGCCGCTCGTCGCCAGGGTGGACCACTCCTCGTCCGGCGCGGTGGCCAGGAAGAGGAGGCGTCCGCCCTCCCCCTCGAAGGCGCTGATGAGCGGCCGCCCGCCCGCCTCCGCCAGACTGCGCCGTCCCAGGCCGGTGACTTCGTCCGCTCCCAGTTCAAGCAGGCGCATAACGGCGATGCTCTCCAGGCCGCCCTGCGCCTCGAGGATGGAGGCCAGCACCTCGTGTCCGCGGTCGAGCCGCTCCAGCCGCCAGGCGCCACGGGCCACTCCCGTCGCCGCGGGCAGTCCCAGCTCGGTCAGTTGTCGTGTCGCCTCGACCGGATCGGCGTCGGGCGCCGGCAAGAGGAGGAGGCGCACGCCGCGGTTCCGCGCCTCGCGCAGAGACCGCAGCGCCGCCGCCGGCAAGGGATGGCCCAGGGCCAGCACCAGTTGGTCCAGTCCGGCCGGATCAAGGGCGGCCAGGGTGGCCGCATCCAGCCGCACCAGCTCCAGGCCGCGCCGGTAGCGCTCGTCCGGCAGCAGGGCCGCCGCCAGCACCCGCTCCTGGTCGGCGCCACCGGCCATCAGCCCCACCCGTCGCACGGCCGGCACATGCAGGACGAAGGGCAGCTCGTTGTCGAGTTCCACCACGTCACCATCCAGGCGCAGCACCCCGCGCAACCAGCCGCGTTCCGGCAATTGGAAGTCCAGATCCGCGCCCTGGCGCCAGGGCGCCGACATCGCCGCCAATGGGCGGCGGGCGCGGGTCTCGCCCTCGATGGCGAGGGAGAGGGCAAGGCCCTCGGCCGCTCCCTCCCCCGCCGTCGTGGCCCGCATCAGGGCCGGCTGGCCCTCCCGCAACAGGCCGACGCCCAGCTGCAACTCCACCGGCGCGGCGGGCGTCTCGCCAGCGGGGATGACGACCAGATCGCGCCGCAGGTCGGCCGGCAGGCGGTCGGTCCAATCCGTCGGAGCCTCGAGGCGCAGATCGCTGATGAGCAGAAGCTGCCGCCCCACGGCGGGCGCGTCCTCCAACAGCTCCAGGCTGCGCTCGAGGGCCACGTCCAGCCGCGCCGCGCCCCAGCCCGGCCGCATGCCGGCCAGGCGCAGACGCGCCCCCTCCGCGGCGAGGGGGCCCGCCGCCTCGCGTGGATCCGACAGGGGCACCAGCCACACGCGGTCGCGCTCCTCCAGGTGCTCCAAGCGGCGGGTCGCCAGCTCCCTCGTCTGTTCCCACACGGTGAGGCCGCTCTCGCCGGGCAGGCGGCTGGAGGCGCTGTCGTCCAGGAGCAGGACCAGGGCGCGGGATTCCTTGCCGCCGGGCAGCAAACCGGCTCCGCGGGGCAGCAAGGGCCGGGCGAAGGCCAGCACGAGGGCCAGCAGGAAGAGCACGCGCGCGGCCAGCAGCAGCCAGCGCCGCAACTGGACGCGGCGCAGGCGCGTGCGCTCGATCTCCTGCAGGAAGCGGATGGTGGGGATGTCGCGGGCGCGGCGGCGGCGCAGGTTGAGCAGATGGACCAGCACGGGCAGGCCCAGGACCCCCAGGAAGGCCAGCAGCTCTCCCCCAAGGAAGGTCATGGTGTGAGGCGCTCTTCTACCAGGTCGATGAGGATGTGGCCGGCCGTGATGTGGACCTCCTGCACGCGCCCGGCGTCGGTGCCGGGCACAACCAATGCCAGGTCGCAGAGCTCGGCGAGGGGCGCCCCCTCCCCGCCCAGCAGCCCCAATACGCCCAGGCCCAGGGCGCGGGCGGAGCGGGCGGCGGCCACCACATTGGCGGAGCGGCCGCTGGTGCTGAGCGCGACCAGCAGGTCGCCGGGCCGGCCCAGGGCCTCCACCTGGCGCTGGAAGATCTGCTCGAAGGAGTAGTCGTTGGCGCAGGCCGTCAGCAGCGAACTGTCCGTGGTCAGGGCGAGGCCGGCCAGGGCTCTCCGCTCCCGGGCGGCGCTGAGGCGCACCACCAGCTCGGTGGCCAGATGCTGGCTGTCCGCCGCGCTGCCGCCGTTGCCGGCAAAGAGCACCTTGCCGCCGGCCGCCAGGCAGTCCGCCATCCGGGCCGACATGGCCAGCAGGACCTCGCCGCCCTCGGCCAGCAGCCATTGGCGCAGCCGCAGGCCCTCCTCCACCGCTTGCCGGATGCGCTCCCTCATCGGGGACCTCCTCTCGCCAGCGCGCCCGCCAGGGCCGCCAGTTCCGACTCAAGCTCCTCCAGGGGACAAGTCTCCAGCCGGCTGCCCCCCACCACCAGGTCGGCGCCCGCCGTGGCGGCGCGGGCCAGATCGGCCGGCTCGCGCAGGCCTCCCCCCACGATCAGCGGGCCGGGGAAAACCTCCTTGACGGCGCGGATCATCTCCGCGGGCACGGGCAGGCGGGCCCCGCTCCCCGCCTCGAGGTAGAGCTGGCGGAGGCCCAGGGCGCGCGCCGCCTGGGCGTGGGCGGCGGCGATGTCCGGCTTGCCACGGGGCAGGGGCTGGCTGCCGCTCATGAACTGGGCGCTGGTCGTGGTGCCGGACTCCACCAGCAGGTAGCCGGTGGGCAGGCATTCGATGCCCGAGGCGGCCAACAGAGGCGCCGAGCGCACCTGCTCGCCGATCAGGTACTGGGGATTGCGCCCGGAGATGAGGCTGAGGAAAAGGATGGCGTCGGCCTCGCCCACGACCTGGCTGGCGTCGCCGGGAAAGAGGATGACGGGCAGGCCGCTGCGCTGCTTGAGCCGCCCCACGCGCTGGCCCATGCCAGGACGCGAGAGCAGGCTGGTGCCCGCCAGGAAGGCGGCCACACCCGCCCCCGGCGCGGCGGCGGCCAGCCGGTCCAAGCGCTCCGCCTCGGCGCGGTCGGGATCCACCAGCACGAGCAGGCGCGGCCGGCCCAGGCCCTCCCACAGCCAGCTCTCGACCGGACCCAGCTCACAGCGCATGCTCGACCTCCTCGGCCGCCACCGGGTTCTCCAGCGCTCCCACCCCCTCGATCTCGATCCGCACCCGGTCGCCGGGCGCGAGGGGACCCACGCCCGCCGGCGTGCCGGTGAGGATGATGTCACCGGGGCGCAGGGTGCAGAAGGTGGAGATGTGGGCGACCAGCTGGGCGGGTCCGTGCAGCATGGCGCCGCTGCGCTCCCGCTGGACGCACCGGCCGTTCAGCCAAGTCTCGATCAGCAGGTCGGCGGCGGGCGCCTCCGTCTCGATCCAGGGTCCCAGCGGGCAGAAGGAGTCGTGGCCCTTGGCCCGGATCCACTGCCCGTCGCGCTGCTGCAGGTCGCGGGCGCTGACGTCGTTGGCGCAGGTGACCCCCAGGATGTGCCCCGCCGCCTCGGTGATGGACAGGCGCCGGCCGCCCCGCCCGATGACAAGGGCCAGCTCGCCCTCGTAATCGACCCGCCCGGCGCCGGCCGGCAGGACGATGGGCGCGCCGGGTCCGATCAGGGCGCTGTCGGGCTTCATGAAGACGAGGGGCTCGGGCTGGGACCAGCCCGGGTTCACTTCCTTTATATGGTCGGCGTAGTTGCGGCCGATGCCGAAGATGCGGCCGCCCGCCACCGGCGCCAGCAGCGTGAGCCCCGCCAGGGGATGCTCCGCCCCCTCGCCGCGGGGAGCGCCACCGCCCGGCCGCCACTCGCGCACGAGGTCCTCCGCGACCAGACCCCAGCGGGCCTCGCCGTCGGCAGGATGCTGGAAGCGGCAGATCCTCATCCCCGCCCCCCCATCTCCCCGGCGCGCCGCGCGGAGCTCATGCGCCTGTCCGCGTCCGCACGGCCTGGCGGAAGGCCGCCAGCAGCTCCTCCCAGCGCGCCGGATCGCCCCCGCCGGCCGTGGCCAGCGGGGGACGACCCCCGCCCTTGGCGCCGGCCAGGGGTGCCAGCTCCTTGACCAGGGCGCCGGCCTGCAGGCCCGCGGCCAGCGCCGCCTCCCCCAGGGCCACCACGAAAGCGAGGCGCTCCTCATGCACCGAGGCAAGCAGGGCGGCCACCGATCGCCGGCCGTTGCGCAGCTTCTCGCCCAAGTCCTTGAGCGCATCCAGCTCCAGCCCTTCATAGGAGCGGGCAAAGAGCAGCAGGCCGCCCGCCTCCTCGGCGGCGGCCAGATCCTGTTCCAGACCGGCCTGGGCGAGCTGGTCCTTGAGCCGCTTCAGTTCGCGCTGCAGCTCCTTCTTCTCGGCCAGGCTGCGCTCCAGCTTCTCCACCTCGTTCTCGCCGCGGCCGCCCAGCAGGTTCCGCAGCTCCTCCAGAGTGCGCCGCTGCTCCTGCCACAGGCGCTGGGCCTGGCCGCCGGTGACCGCCTCGATGCGGCGGATGCCGGCGGCGATGCTGCTCTCGGCGACAATGGCGAAGGCGCCGATCTGCCCGGTGCGCGCCACGTGGGTGCCACCGCACAGCTCGGCCGAGAAGTCCCCCATCCGCACCACGCGCACCGTGTCGCCGTACTTCTCGCCGAAGAGGGCGGTCACCCCCTCGGCCATGGCCTGGTCGTAGCCGGTCTCGCGGCACTGCACGGGATGGTCGGCCATCACCTGCTCGAAGACCAGCTTCTCCACGCGCTCCAGCTCGCTGGGATCCAAGCGGGTCGGGTGGCTGAAGTCGAAGCGCAGGCGGCCGGGCTCGACCAGCGAACCCTCCTGGTTGACGTGGGTGCCCAGCACCTGGCGCAGGGCGGCCTGCATGAGATGGGTGGCGCTGTGGTTGCGCTCGGTGGCCCGGCGCAGGTCCGCTTCGACGCGGGCGCTGACCAGCTGGGTGGGATCGAAGCGGCCCTGGACCTGCCCCACGTGGACGCGCAGGTCCTCCTCCAGGCGCGTCTCGCGCACGACCAGGCTCCAGCCCTCGCCTTCGATCAGGCCGCGGTCGCCCACCTGGCCGCCCGCCTCGGCATAGAAGGGGGTCTGCTCGAGGACCAGCTCCAGCTCGCCCTCCTCCCCCTCCCGCCAGCGCAGGATGCGGGTCATGGTGTCGAGCAGGTCGTGGCCGACGAACACGCTGCTGTCCCTGGACAGGACCTGCCAGGGCGCCCGCTCGCGCTGGACCGCCTGCTTGCGGGCGCCGCGGCTGGATTCCCGTTGACGGGCCATCTCCTGCTCGAAGCCCGCCGTGTCCACGGTCAGCCCGTGCTCGGCGGCCATCTGCTGGGTGAGATCGAGGGGGAAGCCGTAGGTGTCGTAGAGGCGGAAGGCCTCGGCGCCGGGCACCAGCCGGCTGCCCTTGGCGCGCAAGCCTTGGCGCAAGGTGTCGAAGAGGGCCAGGCCCCGGTCCAGGGTGCGGCCGAAGCCCTCCTCCTCGCCGCCCAGCACATGCTGGATGTGGGCCAGCTTGCCCGGCAGCTCGGGGAAGACATCGCCCATGACCACGGCCAGTTCGGCGGCGAGGCGGCCCAGGAAGGGCTCGTGCAGGCCCAGCTCGCGTCCGTAGCGGGCGGCGCGGCGCAGGATGCGCCGCAGGACGTAGCCGCGGCCTTCATTGGAGGGGATGGCGCCGTCGGCCACGGCGAAAGCCAGGGCGCGCACATGGTCGGCGATGACCCGGTGCGGCGTGCCCGTCGCCTCCTGGTAGGGCACGCCCGAGATCCGCGCCACCGCCTGGATGAGCGGCTGGAAGACGTCGGTGTCGTAATTGGAGGCCTTGTGCTGCAGCACGGCACAGAGGCGCTCGAAGCCGGCGCCGGTGTCCACGTGCTGGCGGGGCAGCTGGGTGAGGTGGCCGCCCTCGTCGCGGTTGTACTGGATGAAGACGAGGTTCCACAGCTCGATGAAGCGCGCGCTCCCCGTGTTGACGAAACAGGAGGCGGGGTCCAGCGCGCCGAAGGCCTCGCCGCGGTCGATGTGGATCTCCGTGCAGGGACCGCAGGGCCCCGTCTCGCCCATCTCCCAGAAGTTGTCCTTGCGCGGGAAGCGGAGGATGTGGTCAGGCGGGATGTCCGTCTCCTCGCGCCACATGGCGAAGGCCTCCTCGTCGAAGGGGACCCCCTCGTCGCCGGCGAAGACCGTGGCGTAGAGTTTGTCCTTGGGCAGGCCCCAGACCCCGGTGAGCAGCTCCCAGGCCCAGCGGATCGCCTCGCGTTTGTAGTAGTCGCCGAAGGACCAGTTGCCCAGCATCTCGAAGAGGGTGTGGTGGTAGGTGTCGCGCCCCACCTCCTCCAGGTCGT contains these protein-coding regions:
- a CDS encoding histone H1-like repetitive region-containing protein, with the translated sequence MNATVKKAPAKKAAKPAAKKAVAKKAPAKKAVAKKAPAKKVAAKKPAVKKAVAKKAPAKKVAAKKPAVKKVAAKKPAAKKVAAKKPAAKKAPAKPATKPGARKSTPKAKAGDEKSGSSDKPAPAGKHEAQLSSVLHVRLSEKTMAQLKRKAGKKTVSTWVRELLEGKS
- the hflX gene encoding GTPase HflX; this translates as MRQSFDVGIARDGEGIVRRERAIAVALVLGGQDRRETLEHLDELIQLADTAGADVVDQVIQPRARPDTATWIGKGKAQHLAAVVDELGADLILADDDLSPAQARNLEKLAGRPVVDRSGLILDIFARRARTREARTQVELAQLTYLLPRLTRAWSHLERQQGGIGLRGPGETQLETDRRLVRTRIRQLQEELKQIDRQRDTRRKGREDAYKVALVGYTNVGKSTLLNRLTGSAVLVEDRLFATLDATVRRLRLEDGNDVLLSDTVGFIRKLPHHLVASFRSTLREAAEADLLLHVVDISHPHMENQIRTVREVLQDLGAGETPVLHVFNKADLVEDPALLRRSEEWSPSVLVSATQGLRLDTLLKRVEESRGAGQRRLVLLVPWDRQEVAAQLRSAFRVLDHRSTPEGGLYLLSLPADSAADLIRPFTKKGARIEEKW
- a CDS encoding BatA and WFA domain-containing protein, whose amino-acid sequence is MTFLGGELLAFLGVLGLPVLVHLLNLRRRRARDIPTIRFLQEIERTRLRRVQLRRWLLLAARVLFLLALVLAFARPLLPRGAGLLPGGKESRALVLLLDDSASSRLPGESGLTVWEQTRELATRRLEHLEERDRVWLVPLSDPREAAGPLAAEGARLRLAGMRPGWGAARLDVALERSLELLEDAPAVGRQLLLISDLRLEAPTDWTDRLPADLRRDLVVIPAGETPAAPVELQLGVGLLREGQPALMRATTAGEGAAEGLALSLAIEGETRARRPLAAMSAPWRQGADLDFQLPERGWLRGVLRLDGDVVELDNELPFVLHVPAVRRVGLMAGGADQERVLAAALLPDERYRRGLELVRLDAATLAALDPAGLDQLVLALGHPLPAAALRSLREARNRGVRLLLLPAPDADPVEATRQLTELGLPAATGVARGAWRLERLDRGHEVLASILEAQGGLESIAVMRLLELGADEVTGLGRRSLAEAGGRPLISAFEGEGGRLLFLATAPDEEWSTLATSGLLAPFLQQGLRWLDGDERLPAILDCGAAGRIVPPRGVVGGDWRLEKEGAQWRAVLDPVRGWLDSPPLPEPGHYRLLADGRPVAWVAVRLPAGETTRPVGGEAAWRAPEAGGWTRLQPREAGRGVEAAELGPLLLAAALALLAVEGWLATGRSRS
- a CDS encoding SIS domain-containing protein, with protein sequence MRERIRQAVEEGLRLRQWLLAEGGEVLLAMSARMADCLAAGGKVLFAGNGGSAADSQHLATELVVRLSAARERRALAGLALTTDSSLLTACANDYSFEQIFQRQVEALGRPGDLLVALSTSGRSANVVAAARSARALGLGVLGLLGGEGAPLAELCDLALVVPGTDAGRVQEVHITAGHILIDLVEERLTP
- a CDS encoding phosphoglycerol geranylgeranyltransferase, producing the protein MRCELGPVESWLWEGLGRPRLLVLVDPDRAEAERLDRLAAAAPGAGVAAFLAGTSLLSRPGMGQRVGRLKQRSGLPVILFPGDASQVVGEADAILFLSLISGRNPQYLIGEQVRSAPLLAASGIECLPTGYLLVESGTTTSAQFMSGSQPLPRGKPDIAAAHAQAARALGLRQLYLEAGSGARLPVPAEMIRAVKEVFPGPLIVGGGLREPADLARAATAGADLVVGGSRLETCPLEELESELAALAGALARGGPR
- a CDS encoding fumarylacetoacetate hydrolase family protein; the protein is MRICRFQHPADGEARWGLVAEDLVREWRPGGGAPRGEGAEHPLAGLTLLAPVAGGRIFGIGRNYADHIKEVNPGWSQPEPLVFMKPDSALIGPGAPIVLPAGAGRVDYEGELALVIGRGGRRLSITEAAGHILGVTCANDVSARDLQQRDGQWIRAKGHDSFCPLGPWIETEAPAADLLIETWLNGRCVQRERSGAMLHGPAQLVAHISTFCTLRPGDIILTGTPAGVGPLAPGDRVRIEIEGVGALENPVAAEEVEHAL
- the alaS gene encoding alanine--tRNA ligase, translating into MIASAQIRRDFLRFFEERGHQVVPSSPVVPKDDPTLLFANAGMNQFKDVFLGQGERAYARAASTQKCLRVSGKHNDLEEVGRDTYHHTLFEMLGNWSFGDYYKREAIRWAWELLTGVWGLPKDKLYATVFAGDEGVPFDEEAFAMWREETDIPPDHILRFPRKDNFWEMGETGPCGPCTEIHIDRGEAFGALDPASCFVNTGSARFIELWNLVFIQYNRDEGGHLTQLPRQHVDTGAGFERLCAVLQHKASNYDTDVFQPLIQAVARISGVPYQEATGTPHRVIADHVRALAFAVADGAIPSNEGRGYVLRRILRRAARYGRELGLHEPFLGRLAAELAVVMGDVFPELPGKLAHIQHVLGGEEEGFGRTLDRGLALFDTLRQGLRAKGSRLVPGAEAFRLYDTYGFPLDLTQQMAAEHGLTVDTAGFEQEMARQRESSRGARKQAVQRERAPWQVLSRDSSVFVGHDLLDTMTRILRWREGEEGELELVLEQTPFYAEAGGQVGDRGLIEGEGWSLVVRETRLEEDLRVHVGQVQGRFDPTQLVSARVEADLRRATERNHSATHLMQAALRQVLGTHVNQEGSLVEPGRLRFDFSHPTRLDPSELERVEKLVFEQVMADHPVQCRETGYDQAMAEGVTALFGEKYGDTVRVVRMGDFSAELCGGTHVARTGQIGAFAIVAESSIAAGIRRIEAVTGGQAQRLWQEQRRTLEELRNLLGGRGENEVEKLERSLAEKKELQRELKRLKDQLAQAGLEQDLAAAEEAGGLLLFARSYEGLELDALKDLGEKLRNGRRSVAALLASVHEERLAFVVALGEAALAAGLQAGALVKELAPLAGAKGGGRPPLATAGGGDPARWEELLAAFRQAVRTRTGA